In Candidatus Syntrophosphaera sp., the DNA window ACCATGGATCCCGGTCCGGCCACCTCCACCGCAAACACGATCATCACGCCAACCGTAACCATCAACGGGATCAACAACAACCTCGAGTTCTACCAATCCCGCCTGGTTCGGATCAACTCCGTCCATTTCGAGACTGCCAGCGGCAACTACGCCACCGGACAGGACTACAATCTGCTCGACGCCACGGGCTCGATCATTTTCCGCACCCAGTTCTACGACGCGGATTACATCGGCACCCCAATGCATCAGGGCAACTTCAACCTGCGCGCCATCGTCAACCAGTTCAACCAGACCCCGCAGGTCATAGCCCGCATGCTGGCCGACTTCAATCCCCCCGTCTCCAATGACGACGCCACCGCGGTGCCCGCCGCCTCCAGGCTGATCGGCAACTATCCCAACCCCTTCAATCCCAGCACCACCATCTCCTATTATTCGGACAAAGCCCAGCCGGTGCAGATAACGGTTTACAACCAGAAGGGGCAGGCCGTCAAGACTTGGGACCTGCAAAGCGAGAAAGGCACCCACAGCCTCACCTGGAACGGGACTGATGACAGCGGCGCTTTCGTTAGCAGCGGAGTCTATTACTACCGCATGAAATCCGGCTCATACTCATCCACCCGCAAAATGGTGCTGATGAAGTAAGCCGCCGGGCCTTGATCAACCATTAATTGAACGAAGATATGGGTCTTGCGGCCGGAAGAAGCGATTCCGACGGCCGCCTGGCCCTTTTTTGCGTGTCCCTCCGATGAAGGTCAACCTCTCCCATCCCCACAGCCACCTGTATTGCTTTTTGGGCATCCTGTTCTGGTCCACCCTGGAACTGGCAGGAAAGTTCCTCGGGCCGGAGGTTTCGCCCTATGCGATCACCGCCTGGCGCTTTCTCATCGGCGGATTGGTGCTGCTGCCCTTCGCCCTCATTCAGCCTCGTCCCCGCAATCGTCGGCCGCGCCTTGCCGATCTCGCGCTGATGGCCTTTTTGGGGGTGCTGATCGTCTGCCTCAGCATGCTCCTGCTCCAGCTTTCCATCCTCTATGGCAAGGCCTCGCTGAGCGCCGTTTTGGTGAGCTCCAACCCCCTTTTCGTGAGCGTTTTCGCCTTCTTCCTCCTGCGCGAAAAGCTGAATCTAACCCAAATCCTTGGGCTGTTCGCGGGCTTGGCTGGCATCGCCCTGCTGATCGCTGGGGAAGGGGAACTGGGCTCGTCCCGCTACCTGAACCTGCCTCTGAGCATCGCGCTTGCCCTGGCCGCCGCCCTCGTCTTCGGGCTTTACGCAGTGCTCACCAAACGCAGCGTCGCCCGGCACGGAAACATCCTCACCAACAGTGTTTCCTTCCTCGGAGGGGCTGTTTTGCTCTTCATTTTCAACGCCCTCACCGGCCAGCCTCTGCTCCTGGACCTCGATTGGAAGACAGCCTTGATCATGCTCTACCTGGGCGTGATTGTCTCCGGGGTCGCCTATGTCTATTTCTTTGAGGGGATGAAGAAACTCGGCGCCAACACCGCCTCGCTCTATTTCTTTCTCAAACCGGTGATCGCCTCGCTCCTGGCCGTGCTCATCCTCCGCGAACGCCTGTCCCTGCTCCAGGTGCTCGCCATCCTCGTGATCATCTTCGGCCTCACCGTTTCCCGCGTGATGAAAAGGGCCTGAGACCCCGCTTCCGCCCATCATTTCCCCCTTTTTCCCCGCCTTTCCGCCTCCTGGTTGCCTCCCGCCGAGTTCCCGCTCGTTCGGGGGGAAGTCGGCGGGAAGTGTACCAGAGGCCAGTGAGCTGGGGAAAAGGGCGAATAAACAGGGAAGTCAGGCACGCCAAACCATAAGGACCTACCAGCCCCTTTAGCGAATTGGCCTTTGGCTGCTCCCTCCACCAAAAACACCTGCTTCATAAATGTGCCCTCCATAAATATACGGATGAGAAAATGGGGCTTTGTCAAGTCTTTTTCCTGGTTTTTTTTGAGGGATTGCGATTATTTCTGAGATCCGTTTCACCAATTCCTCCAATTCACCAATTCCCCGTTGTATCCGATCCACTAATTGAATAGTTTGAATAATTCAACAGTTCCCCGCCTTACCACACCCAGATTATTTTTATCACTTCCATCACTTCACCACTTCCCCGCCATACCGGGTTTTTCAGAACCTGATCCGGAAGGGGGGAGGATATGGTTTAAATATATGAGATACATATGGTTATATATAATATATACTGATATAGTAGGAATTAGTATTTATATACATATATAACTATTGTATATAGGTTTAAGATCTGTTAATGTCCACATTCAGAATCCGAACCGGCAGAGGGGTGGTATGGCGGGGAAGTGGTGAAGTGATGGAAGTGATAAAAAATCGATCCGACCGATCATGGCATATTAATCAATTCTATCAATTAATCAATTCGCCGCCATATCCTCCTTGTTTACTCTGGAAGATTTAATCAATTCTATCAATTAATCAATTCGCCGCCATACCACACCTTTTCATTCTCTATCGATTTCACCAATTAACCAATTAACCAATTAACCCGTCTTACCCCCCCCCACCAGACCCAAAACCCCAAGAGTGACGCTTGGAGTATGTAAGTATATGGTATATATAGTATATATCTATCTAAATACTAATTCCTACTATATTAGTATATATTATATCTATATACTATATATAACAGTAGCTTAGCTGTACTCTTCCCTCTTCCGGATCTGGTTTGGGAAAAGGGGGTATAAGGCGCGAATTTGTTAATTTGTTAATTGATAAAGCCGGGGTATGGCGGCGAATTGATTAATTGATAGAATTGATAAACCGGGGTATGGCGGCGAATTGATTAATTGATAGAATTGATAAACCGGACTGCCAGGACGAAATCCCTGGATTCGAGCGGCCTCCCTGGAGTCGAGCGGGCCGGTTGATAGCTAAACTTCTGGAACGATAGGTTTCTTTCCGGCACGCATGGACTCCAGGATTACCGTACAGTGGGGATCGGGAGGCCGAATTCCGCTTCGGCTATCGGGCGGAGCCCGATTGAGCGTTTAAAGCGACCTTCGGCCGCTGTGGCAAAGCGGAATTTGCCACACCCAATGGTTCTTGCTGGAGTCCATGCCCGCCCCAAAATAACTTTCGATATCTTTCAAGTGAAATGGGTATAGGGCGGTCTCGACTCCAGCGTGGCGGGCTCGACTCCAGCTTGGCGGTCTCGACTCCAGCTTGGCGGTCTCGACTCCAGCGTGCCGGTCTCGACTCCAGCGCAAAAAACGCCGGAAGCTGGTTCCGGCGTCAGTTAAGATGGGCTTTCCGGATCAGGGGTCAGAGGAAGCGTTTCACCACTTCCAGCACTTCCGGCAGGTCCATGCCGATGTTTTTCAAGTGCTCGAGGGTGGGCACGCCTTCGGGGGTCCAGCCCTTGCGTTTGTAGACGGCATCGATGAGCTGCTGATACTGGTCTTCACGAAAAGCGCGCAAGAGGGCCATCTTTTCAGCGGTGGATTTTCCCGCCGGGTCGATGCCCTGTTTTTCCTGCAGGAGCTTGTCGTAGCGTTCGGCCCGGGAGAGGTATTCCTCTTCGGTGACGGGCCCCACGGCGCGGTAGGGCGGCACGTCGTCGATGCGGCGTCCTCTGCCCATGCGCAGGCAAAAGGCCTTTTGGAAGTTGTAGACGCGTTCGGACTGGCGGATCAGCTCATGCTTGTCCAGGGGCTTGCCGGTGATGGCGGTGTAGATGTCCACGTAGTTTTGCACGTGTTCGGGGACCTTGGCGGGTTCGTCGGTCTCGGCGTTGTTGGCCGGCTCGATGTCGTTCCAGGGGAGTTTGCAAAGCCCCTGCAGGCCAAACCAGGTGCGGAACATGGGGAAGTAGTGCAGCGCTTCGGCCTTGTCCTCAAAAGTGGGGATGTGGTTGTTCACCATGTCCATGAAGATCAGCCAGGCCTCGTCGTGCTGCGGGCCTTTCAGGGCGAGGGTGTAGCCGCCTTGTTGGGCGAGGGATTCCTTGGACATGTACTGGGAATATTCCAGTCCCTTGGCTTCCATGCCCATGTCCTGCAGCAGCTTGGGATCGGCTCCATATTCGCGGGCGAAGGTCTCTTTCATTTTGCGCACGCCCTGGCCCACGATCACGCCAAAGCCCTCACCCCGCGCCATCTGGTGGATCAGTTCAAAGACCGCGTCGGCGTTGCCCCAGGTGAGGTCGATGCCGCCGGTGCGTTCCTTGTTCAGGATGCCGTATTCGTAGCATTCCATGGCAAAGGCGCAGCTGGTGCCGAAGGAGATGGTGTCGATGCCGTAGGTGTCGCAGTAGAAATTCAATTCCACCACGTCTTTGGCATCCCAGATGCAGAGATTGGAGCCGCAGCCGCCCACGGTCTCGTATTCGGGGCCGTCAACGAGCACGGATTTGCCTTTGTAGGGCCCGCTGCGGGGGATGAAGCCATCAACGGCCTTGCAGCAGGCCAGGGAGCAGCCATACCAACAGCCGTCTGGCATGCCCTGCGTGAAGAGCTTCTTGAATTCCCAGGAGGCGAGGCCCTTGGCTTCGTCCATCTGGCCATATTTGAAGTTTTTGATGGGGAGCAGGTCGTAGTCGTTCATGATCTCCACCAAATGGGCGGTGCCGACCTCGCGCATGTGGCACTGGCTGGAATCGCCTTCCTCGATCTCGCGGTGGAGCTTGAGCCCGGTCTTTTGCAGGGTCTCCAGGTCCTCGGGATGGTTGGTGTCTCCCTTGAGTCCGGAGAATTTGACCACCAGGGCCTTGATCCTCTTATCCCGGAAGACCATTCCGGTGCCGCCGCGTCCGGCCTGTTTCAGCCTGGCAACCTTGCGGCGCTTGTCCCAGAAGGAAAAGTTGAGGCAGGAGATGGGAACGTGCTCAGCGCCCTTGCCGGAGGAGACCACGGAGACGAACTGGTGCTTGTCCGGGCTGTCGGCAAATTCCTTGATCAGTTCCTCGGCGAGGATGTGGCTGTTTATTTCTTCATCCGGAGCGGTGAGGATGCGCACGCTGCCCTTGTCGCCGTCAATGAAGACGATCAGCTCCTCTTCGGCCTTGCCCTGGATCTCGATGGCGTCCCAGCCGGAAAACTTCGCGTAGGGGCCAAAATGGCCGCCCACGTTGCAATCCACGGGGATGCCGGTGAGGGGGGAAATGGTGGTGACGATGGATTTTCCGCTGCCGGGGTAGTTGGTGTTGCCGCAGAGGGGTCCGAAGCCGATGCAGATCTCATTTTCAGGGTCGTTCCATTTGGTGTCGTCTTTGACTCCGTGCCACATCAGATAAAGGTCGAAGCCCTTGCCGCCCACGAATTTGTCTATCATCATGTCTGAGACGGGCTTGGATTTGATCTCTTTGCTGCCGACGTTCACATAGAGGGTGCGGCGGTTGTAGCCCTTTTCCAGGGGCTTGAGGTCATAACTGAATTCGGCGAGGATTTTTCGGTCGGTCATTTCATATCTCCTTGGTTTCGGCAATGCTGATGGCGTCGGCCGGACAGGCTTCGGTGCAGCTTCCGCAAGCGATGCATTTGAAGGGGGCCAGGCCTCCCAAATGGCGGAACATCGAGCCGGTGGGGCAGGACGCGACGCACATGTAGCAGCTGATGCAGAGGTTTTTATTCAGCATCACCACACCCTGGCTGTTGATGGTCAGCGCCAGGGTGGGGCAGGTCTGGACGCAGATCCCGCACTGGTTGCAGGCGTTCATATGGGGCTCCGGTTCCGCTTCGGTGATGCGGATGCGGGAGAAGGCGGGATCGTCAACCTTGAAATAGAGGTTTGAGCAGACGCTTTCGCAGGCGTGGCAGGCGATGCAGTTCTGCGGATAGGTCATCAGAACTTTTTTCATAACATACTCCCTTGCAGGATATTAGCTTTATAAACCAGCTTTGGCGCCGGATGTCTGTACGTCAATCTTTTTTTGCAGTTCTTGGCGGATCCGGGCGCTGATGGCGTCGCTGCCCAGCCCGGCCCATTTGTAAAGCGCGTCCGAAGTCCCTGAGCCGGCGTAGCTTTCCACGCCGATCTTGACCAACCTCGAGCAGAGGCCTTCCGCGACCATCCGGTCGGCAAGGATGGAACCCAGTCCGCTATGGACGTTGTGGTCCTCGATGCTGAAGATGAGTCCGGTCCGGGCGGCTTTCTGGATGATCTCGCTGTCCAGTTCCAGCGGTGTGGAAACATAGGCCAGTTGGAGGTAGATCCCCTCCTCGCGCAGGCTGTCCAAAGCTTTGATGGCGTTGTGGACGGGGGTGCCGGTCACGAAGACCCAGCCCTTGTTGCCAATGCGCAAGACGTCCGCCTGGCCATATTCGAAGTTATAATCCTTTTTGTAGAACAAAGCGCCTTGCTCGTCCCGGATGATGGGGACCTTGGAACGTCCCATGGTTACGAGGTAATTGCCCGGTTTGTTGATCAGCCAGCGGATGACGCGGTCGGTCTGGTTGGGGTCGGCCGGGCAGATCAGGCGAAAGCCAAAGAGGTTGCGCAACAGGCCGATGTAATCGATGCACTGGTGGGTCTTGCCGTCTTCGCCCACGTCCAGTCCCACGTGGGTGAGCGCCACCTTGAGGTTGGTGTGGTTGATGTCGTTGAGGCGCTGCATGTTGTAAACTTCGTCGAGGCCGAACATGCCGAAATCCGACCAGAAGGTCTGGATCCCGCTGGCGGAGAGTGCCCCGCTGAGCACCGCGGAGTTGTGCTCCATGATCCCGCTCTGGATGAAGCGTTCGGGTATCACCTTCTCGAAGGCTGCTGTCTTCACGCTGGCCTGCAGGTCGCAATCCACCACCACGATGGGGGTGGGGTTATCCGCGTTTATCGCTGCCAGATCGGCGATGGCGGCGCCCCAGGCGCTGCGGTTGTCCGTCTCCTTGTCATAAAGGATGGGCTGGCCCGACTGCAGGTCGCATTTGAGTTCAAACTGGGCTGTGGGCAGGGGGCTGGCTTTGAAATCCGCGCGCAGCTTGCGGTATTCTTTCATCCGGTTGGGTTGGTCCAGGAACTTTAGCGCTTCGCCAAGCTGTTCCTCGGTCAGCGCGGAGCCGTGGTATTTGGCCTGGTTTTCCATGAAGGGGACGCCCTTGCCCATCACGGTATGAGCCAGGATCATGACCGGCTGTTTGGCTTTCCTGGCGGTTTCCAAGGCCTGGAAGATCTCCGTGAAGTCGTGCCCGTCGATCTCCAGCACCTTCCAGCCCTCGGATTCCCAATCCAGGCGGATGTTCTGGGGCATCACGTCACTGATGTTTCCGCTGATCTGCAGGCCATTGTAGTCGATGATGGCGGTGAGGTTGTCCAGCTTGTACTTGACGGCAAAGCGGCGAGCTTCGGAGATCTGCCCCTTTTGCTGTTCGCCGTCGCCCATAAGCACGTAAACCCTATAGGGTATGTCTTTTATTCGAGAGGCCAAAGCCATGCCCGCGCCTGCGGAGAGGCCTTGTCCCAGGTTTCCGCTCGACCATTCCACCCCTTCCACCTCCCGTTCGACATGCCCCTCAAAGCGGCTGCCCAGCAGGCGGAACTGCGCTACGGCTTCCTCCAGGCTGAAATAGCCGTTCAAAGCCAGGGCGGAATAGACCCCGGGGGAGATGTGGCCGTTGCTCACCACGACCCGGTCGCGCTCCGGCATGAAGGGTTTCTGGGGATTGTAGCTGGCCACGTTGTAGAGCGCCAAAAGCAGGTCTATGGAGGACATCGATCCGCCGGGATGGCCGCTTCCGGCCAGGGTCGTCATGCTCAAGATCGCCGCCCGGGACTGCCGCGCCTTCTCTTTCAGGGTGGAATGCATATCCGTTTTGCTGTCTGTCATCTGTCACCTCGATTTGTAATGAAAAAGGCGGTTTGACCCATATTCGCGATAGGCAAACCGCCTGAAACCTTGGTGGAGCATAGGAGGATCGAACTCCTGACCTCATGACTGCCAGTCATGCGCTCTCCCAGCTGAGCTAATGCCCCAATGTCTGGTAAGTATGGGCAAACTTTCCGAGGGGGGCTTATCTGTCAAGTGAATTTATTGCCCTTCTTCTCTGAAGCGGTCGAGTGGTTTCAAGCCAGGTATTGGTCCGGCTGTTGGAGAGGAGAACCTTGCCCTCTGGAAAATCACCTTGACAAGAATGAGGCGAAAAATTGTTTGGATAAACTGCGGGGTGTAGCGCAGCCCGGTTAGCGCACTGGTTTTGGGAACCAGGAGTCGGAGGTTCAAATCCTCTCACCCCGACCAGCATTATACGAGATCCCGTGGGCGCTTAGCTCAGCTGGAAGAGCGCATGCCTTACACGCATGATGTCGGGGGTTCGAGTCCCTTAGCGCCCACCACGGTTTCGGAATTGGGATGGACGATGAGAATAGCCGTAACAGGGGCCAATGGATTCGTGGGCAGCAATCTGGCCAACTATTTCCACACGCTGGGCAACGACGTGTTGGCCATCGTGCGGCCCCATTCGGACACCTCCCTGCTCGATCCCGCCATCCCTGTTTTCCGCACGGATTACGGTTCTGAGGACGAACTGGCCGAAGCTTTGGCCGAGACGGAGATCCTCATCCACAACGCCGGCAGCCTGCGCACCCGCACTT includes these proteins:
- a CDS encoding T9SS type A sorting domain-containing protein, translated to TMDPGPATSTANTIITPTVTINGINNNLEFYQSRLVRINSVHFETASGNYATGQDYNLLDATGSIIFRTQFYDADYIGTPMHQGNFNLRAIVNQFNQTPQVIARMLADFNPPVSNDDATAVPAASRLIGNYPNPFNPSTTISYYSDKAQPVQITVYNQKGQAVKTWDLQSEKGTHSLTWNGTDDSGAFVSSGVYYYRMKSGSYSSTRKMVLMK
- a CDS encoding DMT family transporter, with translation MKVNLSHPHSHLYCFLGILFWSTLELAGKFLGPEVSPYAITAWRFLIGGLVLLPFALIQPRPRNRRPRLADLALMAFLGVLIVCLSMLLLQLSILYGKASLSAVLVSSNPLFVSVFAFFLLREKLNLTQILGLFAGLAGIALLIAGEGELGSSRYLNLPLSIALALAAALVFGLYAVLTKRSVARHGNILTNSVSFLGGAVLLFIFNALTGQPLLLDLDWKTALIMLYLGVIVSGVAYVYFFEGMKKLGANTASLYFFLKPVIASLLAVLILRERLSLLQVLAILVIIFGLTVSRVMKRA
- a CDS encoding aldehyde:ferredoxin oxidoreductase, producing MTDRKILAEFSYDLKPLEKGYNRRTLYVNVGSKEIKSKPVSDMMIDKFVGGKGFDLYLMWHGVKDDTKWNDPENEICIGFGPLCGNTNYPGSGKSIVTTISPLTGIPVDCNVGGHFGPYAKFSGWDAIEIQGKAEEELIVFIDGDKGSVRILTAPDEEINSHILAEELIKEFADSPDKHQFVSVVSSGKGAEHVPISCLNFSFWDKRRKVARLKQAGRGGTGMVFRDKRIKALVVKFSGLKGDTNHPEDLETLQKTGLKLHREIEEGDSSQCHMREVGTAHLVEIMNDYDLLPIKNFKYGQMDEAKGLASWEFKKLFTQGMPDGCWYGCSLACCKAVDGFIPRSGPYKGKSVLVDGPEYETVGGCGSNLCIWDAKDVVELNFYCDTYGIDTISFGTSCAFAMECYEYGILNKERTGGIDLTWGNADAVFELIHQMARGEGFGVIVGQGVRKMKETFAREYGADPKLLQDMGMEAKGLEYSQYMSKESLAQQGGYTLALKGPQHDEAWLIFMDMVNNHIPTFEDKAEALHYFPMFRTWFGLQGLCKLPWNDIEPANNAETDEPAKVPEHVQNYVDIYTAITGKPLDKHELIRQSERVYNFQKAFCLRMGRGRRIDDVPPYRAVGPVTEEEYLSRAERYDKLLQEKQGIDPAGKSTAEKMALLRAFREDQYQQLIDAVYKRKGWTPEGVPTLEHLKNIGMDLPEVLEVVKRFL
- a CDS encoding 4Fe-4S binding protein produces the protein MKKVLMTYPQNCIACHACESVCSNLYFKVDDPAFSRIRITEAEPEPHMNACNQCGICVQTCPTLALTINSQGVVMLNKNLCISCYMCVASCPTGSMFRHLGGLAPFKCIACGSCTEACPADAISIAETKEI
- a CDS encoding transketolase, translating into MTDSKTDMHSTLKEKARQSRAAILSMTTLAGSGHPGGSMSSIDLLLALYNVASYNPQKPFMPERDRVVVSNGHISPGVYSALALNGYFSLEEAVAQFRLLGSRFEGHVEREVEGVEWSSGNLGQGLSAGAGMALASRIKDIPYRVYVLMGDGEQQKGQISEARRFAVKYKLDNLTAIIDYNGLQISGNISDVMPQNIRLDWESEGWKVLEIDGHDFTEIFQALETARKAKQPVMILAHTVMGKGVPFMENQAKYHGSALTEEQLGEALKFLDQPNRMKEYRKLRADFKASPLPTAQFELKCDLQSGQPILYDKETDNRSAWGAAIADLAAINADNPTPIVVVDCDLQASVKTAAFEKVIPERFIQSGIMEHNSAVLSGALSASGIQTFWSDFGMFGLDEVYNMQRLNDINHTNLKVALTHVGLDVGEDGKTHQCIDYIGLLRNLFGFRLICPADPNQTDRVIRWLINKPGNYLVTMGRSKVPIIRDEQGALFYKKDYNFEYGQADVLRIGNKGWVFVTGTPVHNAIKALDSLREEGIYLQLAYVSTPLELDSEIIQKAARTGLIFSIEDHNVHSGLGSILADRMVAEGLCSRLVKIGVESYAGSGTSDALYKWAGLGSDAISARIRQELQKKIDVQTSGAKAGL